From the Lolium rigidum isolate FL_2022 chromosome 2, APGP_CSIRO_Lrig_0.1, whole genome shotgun sequence genome, one window contains:
- the LOC124690164 gene encoding probable aquaporin TIP5-1, producing MASNLSAHLQRSFSAPALRSYLAEFISTFLFVFATVGSAVSARMLTPDVTSNASSLVATAVAQAFALFAAVFIAADVSGGHVNPAVTFAFALGGHIPFPTVALYWASQLLGSTFACFIVHAISAGQAVPTTRIAVEMTGLGAGIIEAMATFLVVYTVHAACDPRAGGRRGTAATAMGSLVIGLVTGACVLATGSLTGASMNPARSFGPAVVSGDFKNQAVYWAGPMIGAAAAALVHQSLVFPSMPAPLQGTGDGGCVI from the exons ATGGCATCCAACCTCAGTGCTCACTTGCAGCGCTCCTTTTCGGCGCCGGCGCTCCGGTCGTACCTCGCCGAGTTCATCTCAACCTTCCTCTTCGTGTTCGCCACCGTCGGCTCCGCCGTCTCTGCCA GGATGCTGACGCCGGACGTCACGTCCAACGCCTCGTCCCTGGTGGCCACCGCCGTGGCCCAGGCGTTCGCGCTCTTCGCCGCGGTGTTCATCGCGGCCGATGTCTCGGGCGGCCACGTCAACCCCGCCGTCACCTTCGCCTTCGCCCTCGGCGGCCACATTCCATTTCCGACCGTCGCCCTCTACTGGGCATCCCAGTTGCTCGGCTCCACCTTCGCCTGCTTCATCGTCCACGCCATCTCCGCCGGCCAG GCCGTCCCGACGACAAGGATAGCCGTGGAGATGACCGGGCTCGGCGCGGGGATCATAGAGGCGATGGCCACGTTCTTGGTGGTGTACACAGTTCACGCGGCGTGCGACCCGCGGGCGGGCGGGAGGAGGGGCaccgcggcgacggcgatggggtCTCTGGTCATCGGGCTCGTCACCGGCGCGTGCGTGCTGGCCACGGGCTCGCTCACCGGCGCGTCCATGAACCCCGCGCGCTCATTCGGGCCGGCGGTCGTCAGCGGGGACTTCAAGAACCAGGCCGTGTACTGGGCGGGGCCAATGATCGGCGCGGCTGCTGCGGCGCTGGTGCACCAGAGCTTGGTGTTCCCGTCGATGCCTGCCCCGTTGCAAGGGACTGGAGACGGTGGCTGTGTGATCTGA